TAGTGAATGATTATGATGAAGCTATAGAGCATTATACCAAGGTTCTGGATTTTGAACTTCTGGAAGACACCCAAATGAGTGAGACCAAACGATGGGTTAGAGTTTCGCCGCCGGGATCTTCTTGTCACCTTCTACTCGCTAAAGCTGCTAATGAAACCCAAAAGTCACAAGTGGGATTTCAAACTGGAGGAAGAGTTTTTCTATTTCTGTATACCGATGATTTTTGGAGAGATTATAAAAAATATACCGCTAGAGGTGTGGAATTTATTAGAGAGCCGGCTGAGGAAAAATTCGGTACCGTGTCTGTTTTCAAAGATCTCTATGGGAATTTATGGGATCTGATTGAACCCAAAAACTAGAAATACAAAGGCACTTCGCTCTTCATTCAGTTATACTTTGTAATTTTAAATTCACCCAGAAAGCAATTACCATTGGAACAGCAGCCAAACAACCCCCTTCACGGAATCAGACTTGACACCATGGTAGAACATCTCGTCAATTTTTATGGCTGGAAAGAACTGGGTGAAAGAATAACTATCCGCTGTTTCACCCACGACCCTTCCATCAAATCAAGTTTAAAATTCCTTAGAAAAACTCCTTGGGCTAGAGAGCGTGTGGAAGGTTTGTATTTGAAGTCTCTAAGAGACGCAAAGAAAAAGCTGGATTCATAATACCCCAAAAAACAAAAAAAGCCTGAAGTAATCTCCAAGCTTTTCGTTTTATGGTTTGTGGTTGTTATACGTAATTATTAAGCATTACAGGCATTACGAGCATTAAAATATCCTCGTTTTCATCCTGCTCTGCTGGAAGAATTAATCCAGCTCTGTTTGGAGCGGAGAATTTTAGAGTTACCTCTTTGCAAGAAAGGTTATTCAACATTTCTACCAAAAACTTGGCATTGAAACCAATCTCGATATCCTCTCCATCATGCTCACAGGATAATCTTTCATTTGCTTCATTGGAGAAATCAAGATCTTCTGCAGAAATCAATAACTCAGAGCCTGTCAATTTCAATCTCACCTGATGCGTAGTTTTATTCGCATAAATCGCGATACGCTTCAATGAACTCAATAACTCTTGACGATCAATTGTCATCAAATTTGGATTCTCTGCAGGGATTACATTTTCATAATCTGGGAATCTCTCATCAATCAATCGACAGATCATCTTGATGCTGTTGAACTTGAAGTAAGCATTGGATTGATTGAACTCTACCGATACAGGCACATTCTCAGAAGGTAAAGTAGACTTCAATAAGTTTAGCGCCTTTCGTGGAATGATCAAATTTGCTGCATCAGAAGAAGCCACATCTACTCTTCTATAGCGAACCAATCGATGACCGTCAGTAGCCACAAAAGTGGTGTTGGTTGGGCTAAGGTTAATATAAACCCCAGTCATTGCAGGTCTTAATTCATCTGAGCTTGTCGCAAAAATGGTGTTAGACACCGCACTCGCCAAGACCTCAGTAGACATATCTACTGTAGTCGCATTGCTTACAGTTGGGATTTTTGGAAAATCTGTTGCGTTTTCACCAGCCAAACGATATCGACCATTATCAGAACTGATCTCTACCGCGTAGGTATCGTGGTCTATACTAAAGGTAACTGGCTGCTCAGGAAGGTTTTTTAGTGTTTCAATCAAAATCCTAGCAGGAACCGCAATATTTCCATCTTCCTTGGCCTCCACTGCGATTTCGGTAATCATCGAAGTTTGAAGATCAGAAGCAGTAATGGTCAACACA
Above is a window of Algoriphagus machipongonensis DNA encoding:
- a CDS encoding VOC family protein, with the protein product MKQQLGQISLLVNDYDEAIEHYTKVLDFELLEDTQMSETKRWVRVSPPGSSCHLLLAKAANETQKSQVGFQTGGRVFLFLYTDDFWRDYKKYTARGVEFIREPAEEKFGTVSVFKDLYGNLWDLIEPKN
- a CDS encoding VF530 family protein, whose amino-acid sequence is MEQQPNNPLHGIRLDTMVEHLVNFYGWKELGERITIRCFTHDPSIKSSLKFLRKTPWARERVEGLYLKSLRDAKKKLDS
- the dnaN gene encoding DNA polymerase III subunit beta is translated as MKFIVSSSALLKQLSAINGVVTTNPVVPILENFLFEIQESVLTITASDLQTSMITEIAVEAKEDGNIAVPARILIETLKNLPEQPVTFSIDHDTYAVEISSDNGRYRLAGENATDFPKIPTVSNATTVDMSTEVLASAVSNTIFATSSDELRPAMTGVYINLSPTNTTFVATDGHRLVRYRRVDVASSDAANLIIPRKALNLLKSTLPSENVPVSVEFNQSNAYFKFNSIKMICRLIDERFPDYENVIPAENPNLMTIDRQELLSSLKRIAIYANKTTHQVRLKLTGSELLISAEDLDFSNEANERLSCEHDGEDIEIGFNAKFLVEMLNNLSCKEVTLKFSAPNRAGLILPAEQDENEDILMLVMPVMLNNYV